In Solenopsis invicta isolate M01_SB chromosome 1, UNIL_Sinv_3.0, whole genome shotgun sequence, one genomic interval encodes:
- the LOC105201941 gene encoding UPF0545 protein C22orf39 homolog produces the protein MGEEEKEEKTAREYEWMVRPCMIYKDEYNDCTSVKARFNQYFIFGEKIDCSQWETDYRNCYQWQKHKSEEAYEELIKSEKQRRAQRLHAHYANDVWEKREKPPENWNAPLPEWMQKKFENSYLHIRSQEMKQGAEVSSLDTKCTIS, from the exons ATGGgcgaagaagagaaagaagagaaaacagCTCGCGAGTATGAATGGATG gTGAGACCATGCATGATATACAAGGATGAGTACAACGATTGTACCAGTGTAAAGGCTCGTTTCAATCAATACTTTATCTTCGGCGAAAAGATTGACTGCAGTCAATGGGAAACCGATTATCGCAATTGCTATCAATGGCAAAAGCACAAGTCAGAAGAGGCATAT GAGGAGCTGATTAAGAGCGAAAAGCAGCGCCGGGCGCAGCGATTGCACGCGCATTACGCGAACGACGTCTGGGAGAAAAGGGAAAAACCGCCAGAGAACTGGAATGCCCCTCTGCCCGAATGGATGCAAAAGAAGTTTGAAAACTCGTATCTTCACATACGAAGCCAAGAGATGAAGCAGGGCGCGGAGGTATCCTCCCTTGACACGAAATGTACTATATCATAA